The Lewinellaceae bacterium genome has a segment encoding these proteins:
- a CDS encoding GrpB family protein has translation MKIEIEKYNPGWIHVFHQLKMELLTLLAPLNPRVEHIGSTSVPGLAAKPVIDIAVGIEKVQDLDRTIEPMLRQHYIYYEVYNSAMPLRRLFVGLKDKKNHVLFKHTYKEGDSIPHESILAHRLCHVHIWQFGTSEWIRHIAFRDYLKENDTLKSQYEALKKQLSEKTWSDGNEYNQGKNSFIKTIEAKAVAWYNEKQKAIQQRLL, from the coding sequence ATGAAAATTGAAATAGAAAAATACAATCCCGGCTGGATCCATGTCTTCCACCAGTTAAAAATGGAGCTGCTGACCCTCCTGGCACCATTGAACCCCAGGGTGGAGCATATTGGAAGTACTTCCGTTCCTGGGTTGGCGGCCAAACCCGTGATCGATATCGCCGTTGGGATCGAAAAGGTTCAGGATCTCGACAGGACCATTGAACCCATGTTGCGGCAACATTATATTTATTATGAAGTGTACAATTCCGCCATGCCACTGAGAAGACTATTTGTTGGATTGAAAGACAAAAAGAACCATGTGCTGTTTAAACACACCTATAAGGAAGGAGATTCCATACCACACGAAAGCATTCTGGCGCACAGGTTGTGTCATGTTCATATTTGGCAATTTGGCACTTCAGAGTGGATTCGACACATTGCTTTCCGGGATTATTTAAAGGAAAATGATACTTTAAAATCCCAATATGAAGCCCTCAAAAAGCAATTAAGTGAAAAAACATGGAGTGATGGGAATGAATACAATCAGGGCAAAAATAGTTTCATAAAAACCATTGAAGCAAAGGCCGTCGCCTGGTATAATGAAAAACAAAAAGCGATTCAACAGCGGTTGTTGTAA
- a CDS encoding diguanylate cyclase, translating to MDKKLKLTYLILILTLTFSCVEKKPTEKETYKPELVTTSKTDTLKFTSGIRAIFQDSKGNYWIGSHQEGACVFDGKSFEYFTTNEGLPDNQVRSIQEDKNGNIWFGTANGVSSYDGNKITNHTPITDDYLQNEWRKKVNCLWFNAGNNAGVYRNDGQILNYLAFPIQKGENINNSYGVTGISKGQDGKVWVATYAALFNFDGKVINLFDKSKLALKESEVLHIRSVFADSQGRIWVGNNGIGVLLIQEDSTTNFSENNGLIHPNSSKNGNPSPTGTLEHIFAIQEDSEGNIWFGDRDTGPWKFDGKTMKNFTIDNKLTTPMIWCIYNDNNNNLLFGMAGGGVYKFNGKSFSKMF from the coding sequence ATGGACAAAAAGTTAAAATTGACATATCTAATACTCATATTGACACTGACCTTTTCCTGCGTTGAGAAGAAACCAACAGAAAAGGAAACTTATAAGCCAGAATTGGTAACGACTTCAAAAACCGACACCTTAAAATTCACTTCAGGAATTCGCGCTATCTTTCAGGACAGTAAAGGAAATTATTGGATTGGTAGTCACCAAGAAGGTGCATGCGTATTTGATGGAAAATCATTTGAATACTTTACAACTAATGAAGGGTTACCTGATAATCAAGTCCGTTCAATACAAGAAGATAAAAATGGAAACATCTGGTTTGGAACAGCAAACGGAGTTAGTAGTTATGATGGTAACAAAATCACAAATCATACCCCAATAACAGATGATTATTTACAAAATGAATGGAGAAAAAAAGTCAATTGCCTTTGGTTTAATGCTGGAAACAACGCAGGCGTATATAGAAATGATGGTCAAATATTGAATTATTTAGCATTCCCTATACAAAAAGGGGAAAATATTAATAACTCATACGGAGTAACAGGTATTTCAAAAGGTCAAGATGGTAAAGTATGGGTAGCAACTTATGCAGCCTTATTCAATTTCGATGGCAAAGTAATAAATCTTTTTGATAAAAGTAAATTGGCTCTTAAAGAGAGTGAAGTGTTGCATATAAGAAGTGTCTTCGCAGATTCCCAAGGACGAATTTGGGTAGGGAATAATGGAATTGGAGTTTTGCTTATTCAAGAAGATTCAACAACAAATTTCTCCGAAAATAACGGGCTTATCCACCCTAACAGTAGTAAAAATGGTAACCCATCACCAACAGGTACTTTAGAACACATTTTTGCCATACAAGAAGATTCAGAAGGAAATATTTGGTTTGGAGATAGAGATACTGGACCTTGGAAATTTGACGGAAAGACTATGAAAAACTTCACTATAGACAATAAACTTACTACACCGATGATTTGGTGTATCTATAATGACAACAACAACAATTTACTTTTTGGTATGGCTGGTGGCGGAGTTTATAAATTTAATGGGAAATCATTTAGTAAAATGTTTTGA
- a CDS encoding 5-formyltetrahydrofolate cyclo-ligase, translating into MTITDQKKKLRKQMLLQRAKLDQQKKTKYDHWVCQSLWETIEDKGVKNIHCYLPMGTEINISPLIEKMLKEKITVITPKTLPKRKLQNLVLNSLDDLEKGVFGTCHPARSEEYLGQYDLIIVPGLAFDHSNFRLGYGGGYYDNFLGQHTKACKIGICYPYQKMEWIPLEEHDVRLDEVLWDK; encoded by the coding sequence ATGACAATAACAGATCAAAAAAAGAAATTGAGGAAACAGATGTTGCTCCAACGAGCAAAGTTGGACCAACAAAAAAAGACGAAATACGACCATTGGGTTTGCCAGTCCCTTTGGGAAACCATAGAGGATAAAGGGGTTAAAAACATCCATTGTTATCTTCCAATGGGTACGGAAATAAATATAAGTCCTCTGATTGAAAAAATGTTGAAGGAAAAAATAACAGTTATAACCCCTAAAACTCTACCAAAACGAAAACTACAAAATCTCGTTTTGAATTCTCTTGATGATTTGGAGAAAGGCGTTTTTGGAACATGTCACCCTGCCCGTTCAGAAGAATATTTAGGGCAGTATGATTTAATTATTGTGCCGGGGTTAGCATTTGATCATTCTAATTTTAGACTCGGTTATGGTGGCGGGTATTATGACAATTTTTTAGGCCAGCATACAAAAGCCTGCAAAATAGGAATATGCTATCCGTATCAAAAAATGGAATGGATTCCATTGGAGGAGCACGATGTTAGATTAGATGAAGTTTTATGGGATAAATAG
- a CDS encoding RNA polymerase sigma factor, whose translation MEKEFVKRIQKHQGILHKICFVYSNNNADKEDLYQEIVLQLWKSYPSFRKEAKFSTWMYRVALNTAITLNKKAALFENHKTQLSDEYAISEVIDYSEDIKILYKAISKLSKIEKAIIMLWLEEKAYSEIAEIVGISEKNVSVKLVRSKNKLAQIIKKIS comes from the coding sequence ATAGAAAAAGAGTTTGTAAAACGAATCCAAAAGCATCAAGGGATTTTGCATAAGATTTGCTTTGTCTATTCAAATAACAACGCAGATAAGGAAGATTTATATCAAGAAATTGTTTTGCAATTATGGAAGTCGTACCCATCATTCCGAAAAGAAGCAAAATTTTCAACTTGGATGTATCGGGTTGCTCTTAATACTGCAATCACATTAAACAAGAAAGCTGCCTTATTTGAAAATCACAAAACACAACTAAGTGATGAATATGCTATTTCAGAAGTCATTGACTATTCCGAAGACATTAAAATTCTTTACAAAGCAATTTCAAAACTTAGCAAAATAGAAAAGGCGATTATAATGCTCTGGCTTGAAGAAAAAGCATATAGTGAGATTGCTGAAATTGTTGGAATATCGGAAAAAAACGTAAGCGTAAAATTAGTGAGAAGCAAAAACAAGCTCGCACAAATAATCAAAAAGATAAGCTGA
- a CDS encoding radical SAM protein yields the protein MNKSIVKKIAASKKLFAPGAQKPIYLLNFVTNSCNAACEHCFYWEALNTQKREELSVEEHSKIAQSLGSMMQITFTGGSPELRKDLPELVYEYYKYCRPGNMTFCMLGYNTKRILEHTEKMLKACPGQQITIGISLDGLFEEHDKYRKLDGLFDRVINTVNELHRLRKSYANLRIDIGMVVHGLNIEKVENAAIWVRENLPIDKLKPILVRGNPLNPDTLDKNCINLYDKIVDRDRQWLMSRTQEKLTAIDKVIRAKENVQRDLIKKISQNNSSPITCSGGRETAVMYPNGDVAGCEMRDDILGNVRQNQFDFGKIWFSQNAVDFRNTVGKVEACVGCYHHCFISPAIFRTPKMWPKLALSILKLNN from the coding sequence ATGAATAAATCCATTGTAAAGAAAATAGCTGCGTCAAAAAAACTATTTGCCCCGGGGGCCCAGAAACCAATATACCTGTTAAACTTTGTGACCAACAGTTGCAATGCCGCCTGCGAACATTGTTTTTATTGGGAAGCCCTGAACACCCAAAAGCGGGAGGAACTGTCTGTCGAAGAACATAGTAAGATTGCCCAATCACTCGGTTCCATGATGCAGATTACCTTTACGGGCGGAAGTCCTGAATTAAGAAAGGATTTACCTGAATTGGTGTATGAATATTATAAATATTGCCGGCCGGGCAATATGACTTTTTGTATGCTTGGCTACAATACAAAACGCATCCTGGAGCATACCGAAAAAATGCTAAAAGCATGCCCGGGGCAGCAAATCACCATTGGCATATCGCTGGATGGTCTTTTTGAAGAACACGATAAGTACCGAAAACTAGATGGTCTTTTTGACAGAGTGATCAATACCGTCAATGAATTACACCGGCTGAGAAAGTCATATGCCAATTTGAGGATTGATATCGGGATGGTAGTGCATGGGTTGAATATTGAAAAAGTTGAAAATGCTGCCATTTGGGTAAGAGAAAATCTTCCGATCGACAAATTAAAACCCATCCTGGTCAGGGGCAATCCCTTGAATCCCGACACATTGGACAAAAATTGTATTAACCTTTATGATAAAATCGTGGACCGTGACAGGCAGTGGCTGATGTCAAGAACCCAGGAAAAATTAACCGCCATTGACAAAGTTATCCGTGCCAAGGAAAATGTACAACGTGATCTGATAAAAAAAATAAGTCAAAACAACTCATCCCCTATAACATGCAGCGGAGGGAGAGAGACGGCCGTAATGTACCCCAACGGGGATGTTGCCGGATGCGAAATGAGAGATGATATTCTGGGTAATGTCAGGCAAAATCAATTTGACTTTGGCAAAATATGGTTTTCACAAAACGCCGTAGATTTTAGAAATACGGTGGGCAAGGTGGAAGCATGTGTGGGATGTTATCATCATTGTTTCATTAGTCCGGCCATTTTCAGAACACCAAAAATGTGGCCCAAATTGGCATTATCCATCTTAAAATTGAATAACTAA
- a CDS encoding alpha/beta hydrolase encodes MRKKLLLFILIAFILTNCQQKEDAVNLEKPTTQIVIGHIDSLKSDILGETRKIWVYVPENYEEGKKYPVLYLLDGNGHFHSVTGLIKQLSTAGTRVLPEMIVIAIPNTNRSRDLIPTHADVDYRTGNELQYDSGGGNSFLDFIEDELIPYVDRTYPTTSFRTYVGHSFGGLSVINALTTRSHLFNNYVAIDVSLWWDNMAYLETVDSLLSVNDYTNKGLFLGIANTMIKGQNISNVEEDTLASSTLIRSQLKFVKSLVKKDNGLNFEWKYYQNDNHFSVPLITTYDGLRFLFDWYRFESRDELYWSPDDESLELLKSHYKNVSQKMGYENKPNEALINGLGNRYLRDKKFDLAAACFDLNIANFPYSHNVYDSRGDCYLAAGDSLKALEFYKKALETGDNNYTQPKIDMLKEKLLKK; translated from the coding sequence ATGAGAAAAAAATTATTATTATTTATCCTAATAGCCTTCATTCTGACAAATTGCCAGCAAAAGGAAGATGCTGTAAATCTCGAAAAACCAACAACCCAAATAGTTATTGGTCACATTGACTCACTCAAATCTGATATTCTTGGAGAAACCAGAAAAATATGGGTGTATGTTCCAGAAAACTATGAGGAAGGCAAAAAGTATCCCGTCTTATATCTACTAGATGGTAACGGCCATTTTCATTCGGTAACAGGTTTGATTAAACAATTGAGCACCGCTGGCACAAGGGTTCTTCCGGAAATGATTGTTATTGCTATTCCAAATACAAATAGAAGTCGTGATTTAATACCTACTCATGCTGATGTTGATTATCGCACCGGTAATGAACTTCAATATGACAGTGGTGGAGGTAATTCTTTTCTTGATTTTATTGAGGATGAGTTGATTCCCTATGTTGATAGAACATATCCAACAACCTCTTTTCGTACTTATGTTGGACATTCATTTGGTGGACTTAGTGTGATAAATGCATTAACAACCAGAAGTCATCTTTTCAACAATTATGTGGCGATTGATGTAAGCCTTTGGTGGGATAATATGGCATATCTGGAAACTGTAGACTCCTTGTTATCAGTTAATGATTATACTAATAAGGGTCTTTTTTTAGGTATTGCAAATACAATGATTAAAGGGCAAAACATTTCCAATGTAGAAGAGGATACCTTAGCAAGTTCAACACTTATAAGATCACAATTGAAATTTGTAAAATCATTAGTAAAGAAGGACAATGGATTAAATTTTGAATGGAAATACTACCAGAACGACAATCATTTTAGTGTTCCACTAATTACAACATATGATGGCTTACGATTTCTATTTGACTGGTATAGATTCGAGTCAAGGGATGAGCTCTATTGGAGTCCCGACGATGAGTCTTTGGAATTGTTGAAATCGCACTATAAAAATGTATCACAAAAAATGGGATACGAAAATAAGCCTAATGAGGCGTTGATCAATGGCCTTGGCAATCGCTACCTACGTGACAAAAAGTTTGACCTGGCAGCTGCCTGCTTCGATCTTAATATTGCCAATTTTCCATATAGTCATAATGTCTACGATTCAAGGGGAGATTGTTACCTCGCTGCTGGGGACTCCCTGAAGGCACTAGAGTTTTATAAAAAAGCACTTGAAACTGGCGATAATAATTATACTCAACCAAAAATAGATATGTTGAAGGAAAAACTACTAAAGAAATAA
- the ric gene encoding iron-sulfur cluster repair di-iron protein: MNITKENIVGKVVAQDYRTASVFKSHSIDFCCKGNRSIAEVCEKEQIDENKLIQELNQAAITSDADTTDFKSWDMDLLADYIEKKHHRYVDKKIPEIKAFLNKVAKVHGERHPELIEIEQLFTDSAHELLAHMEKEEKILFPYVREMAADSTLQQPHFGTVKNPIQMMMQEHDTEGERFRKIALLSNNYTPPFDACTTYKVAFALVKEFEEDLHLHIHLENNILFPKAIETEKKLNYA; the protein is encoded by the coding sequence ATGAATATTACCAAAGAAAATATCGTAGGAAAAGTAGTCGCACAAGATTACAGAACAGCCTCTGTTTTTAAATCACATAGCATCGACTTTTGCTGTAAAGGCAACAGAAGCATTGCTGAAGTTTGTGAGAAAGAACAAATAGATGAGAATAAATTAATTCAGGAATTGAATCAGGCCGCTATTACATCCGACGCTGATACAACAGATTTTAAATCCTGGGACATGGATTTATTAGCGGATTACATTGAAAAAAAACATCACAGATATGTGGATAAAAAAATTCCTGAAATAAAAGCATTTTTGAATAAAGTAGCTAAAGTTCATGGAGAGCGACATCCTGAATTGATTGAAATTGAGCAATTGTTTACGGATTCTGCCCATGAACTTTTAGCGCACATGGAAAAGGAGGAAAAAATATTATTCCCTTATGTTCGGGAAATGGCAGCTGACTCAACCCTTCAACAACCTCATTTTGGAACCGTAAAAAACCCGATTCAAATGATGATGCAGGAGCATGATACGGAGGGCGAACGATTTAGAAAAATCGCATTATTAAGCAACAACTATACTCCACCATTTGATGCTTGTACTACCTATAAAGTAGCGTTTGCATTGGTTAAAGAGTTTGAAGAAGATTTGCATTTGCATATTCATCTGGAAAACAATATCCTGTTTCCGAAGGCTATTGAAACAGAAAAAAAATTAAATTATGCCTAA
- a CDS encoding alpha/beta hydrolase, translating to MSKNIIVVLFFLIGMNQLKSQEAGQIVIGTKHILHSNILNEDRAYWVSLPESYNNEGSSYKSYPVLIILDGNAHFRAITGMVNYMSSGYNGNRKIPEMIVVAIQNVDRRRDFTPDKIITVRENNSGGGENFLSFLEDELIPELDQEYRTAPYRILFGHSLGGLLATHAYMKEKTLFNAFIAVDPSFGTWDAETMDKKLDVVTKKSFERFIYLATANWGKRNISNRDRHVRLYEALNSKCEGDFPAKLEYFEHENHGSVPPVAFYNGISAIFEGYGISYRDVESQEQLIQHFQSLSQRLSWEFKPPEALVNQIGYRMLQSRNEEDQSKALSFFKLNTENFPNSFNAFDSLGEAYEALSDAENSIKNYKKSLELNANNEHARMKIESLKKNEYSE from the coding sequence ATGAGTAAAAACATCATTGTCGTACTATTTTTCCTAATTGGAATGAATCAATTAAAATCACAAGAGGCCGGCCAAATTGTAATCGGCACGAAGCATATACTCCACTCCAATATTTTGAATGAAGATAGAGCATATTGGGTGAGCCTTCCTGAATCTTACAACAACGAAGGATCATCCTATAAGAGCTATCCGGTGCTAATCATACTGGATGGGAATGCACATTTTAGGGCTATAACAGGTATGGTAAACTATATGAGCTCCGGATACAATGGAAATAGGAAAATTCCGGAAATGATTGTAGTAGCGATTCAAAATGTTGATAGAAGACGAGACTTCACACCTGACAAAATCATAACCGTAAGAGAGAATAATTCTGGCGGTGGAGAAAACTTTTTAAGCTTTTTGGAAGATGAACTGATACCTGAACTGGATCAGGAATATAGAACAGCGCCTTATAGAATACTTTTTGGACATTCTTTAGGTGGATTACTTGCCACGCATGCCTATATGAAAGAAAAGACTCTTTTCAACGCATTTATTGCCGTTGACCCAAGTTTTGGCACCTGGGATGCTGAAACTATGGACAAAAAATTAGATGTCGTAACCAAGAAATCATTTGAAAGATTCATTTACCTAGCCACCGCGAACTGGGGCAAAAGAAATATTAGCAATCGGGATCGCCATGTACGATTGTACGAGGCATTGAATAGTAAATGTGAAGGGGATTTTCCTGCAAAACTGGAATATTTCGAGCATGAAAATCATGGTTCGGTCCCACCTGTTGCTTTTTACAATGGAATCTCTGCCATTTTTGAAGGTTATGGGATTTCCTACAGAGATGTGGAAAGCCAAGAGCAACTCATTCAACATTTCCAATCTCTTTCCCAGCGACTTTCATGGGAATTTAAACCGCCGGAAGCTCTGGTGAACCAAATAGGATATAGAATGCTACAAAGCAGGAATGAAGAGGATCAATCAAAGGCATTATCATTTTTCAAACTGAATACAGAAAATTTCCCGAATTCATTCAATGCTTTTGATAGTCTGGGGGAAGCTTATGAAGCTTTAAGCGATGCGGAAAATTCAATTAAAAATTATAAAAAATCGCTTGAGCTTAATGCTAATAATGAACACGCCAGAATGAAAATAGAAAGCTTAAAAAAGAACGAATACTCTGAATAG
- a CDS encoding glycosyltransferase, which translates to MDKTSEPIRIVVPVYNADKTIEKCIESIYRAAGNMEHWELIVVDNGMNDNLEKLLHKYPVQIIRDHKVASAAYARNVGAALFSHGILVFIDSDVIVEARCLNRLVKPIMDKTEVATIGNYSTDVEGLNFAQRYKQLYIHHIYSNNDTLIKNDFWTAISAIDATVFHQLNGFNCSFLGANGEDQEFGIRLTQNDYSVASIPNANGKHINPYTIKKLIRNDFKKGVKAMSNCLENQVPLKDNRHAKLRSIYAVFFAFSFAFSIIISGFNLTILWGSLLLFAIWFMLRLNLVMVYLESQSPLFTIKSIALTYLLDLVRFSTVLIGVFKNVFAGRYNYQSQ; encoded by the coding sequence ATGGATAAAACTTCTGAACCAATAAGAATAGTTGTCCCTGTCTACAATGCCGATAAAACTATTGAAAAATGCATTGAATCCATCTACCGGGCCGCCGGCAATATGGAGCATTGGGAGCTTATTGTTGTGGATAACGGCATGAACGATAATTTAGAAAAACTACTCCATAAATACCCTGTTCAAATCATTCGGGATCATAAAGTTGCCAGTGCGGCTTATGCACGGAACGTTGGAGCAGCGTTATTCTCTCATGGCATATTGGTCTTCATAGATAGTGATGTAATCGTGGAAGCCCGGTGCCTGAACCGGCTTGTCAAACCCATTATGGATAAAACGGAGGTGGCGACCATCGGGAATTATTCTACGGACGTAGAGGGATTGAATTTTGCTCAGCGATACAAACAATTGTACATCCACCACATCTACAGCAATAATGATACCCTCATAAAAAATGACTTCTGGACTGCCATTTCGGCAATAGATGCTACTGTTTTTCATCAACTCAACGGGTTTAACTGTTCCTTCCTGGGAGCCAACGGGGAAGACCAGGAATTTGGCATCAGGCTGACGCAAAACGATTATTCGGTTGCCTCCATTCCAAATGCCAATGGAAAGCATATCAATCCGTATACCATTAAAAAACTGATCCGCAATGATTTCAAAAAAGGCGTGAAGGCCATGTCTAACTGTCTGGAGAACCAGGTCCCGCTGAAAGACAACAGGCATGCAAAACTCAGATCCATTTATGCCGTTTTTTTTGCTTTTTCGTTCGCCTTTTCAATCATTATATCCGGGTTTAACCTGACCATTCTATGGGGCTCCCTGCTGCTATTCGCCATTTGGTTCATGCTCAGGCTAAACCTTGTAATGGTATACCTGGAAAGTCAAAGTCCCCTTTTTACCATAAAATCGATTGCCCTGACTTATCTTTTAGATCTGGTTCGATTTTCAACCGTTCTTATCGGAGTATTTAAAAATGTTTTCGCCGGCAGGTATAATTATCAAAGTCAATAA
- a CDS encoding transposase has protein sequence MKKVFKAFFLKQMRLALEQGLLILPPDFPSKPARYHPWKENLYAKDWVVHTKKPFAGVQHVVKYLARYSHLCLPGRNHRQKA, from the coding sequence TTGAAAAAAGTATTCAAAGCTTTTTTCCTCAAACAAATGCGATTGGCACTTGAGCAGGGCCTTTTAATATTACCCCCGGACTTTCCTTCCAAGCCTGCCCGCTATCATCCCTGGAAAGAAAACCTTTATGCTAAGGATTGGGTGGTACACACCAAAAAGCCTTTTGCCGGAGTTCAACATGTGGTTAAATACCTCGCCCGGTATTCTCATTTATGTTTACCTGGCAGAAATCACAGGCAAAAGGCTTAA
- a CDS encoding helix-turn-helix transcriptional regulator, producing the protein MNPHNNKHLLIPDNSIELIFTNSDIQRYFPLSEEYKIRKSHLAGLRTTPQSCTVDKSPIISVRFNPKKFYILCKTEVIKTINNNLEPKECFGQSVLDLEKDIFKASSQQDRIHLIESYFEKYLISQSNCSDDVFEKIVSYIDSCKGDCTIRDFSSLFHTSTSTIERKFKKNLGLTPKKYSMLVRFVNQTFTKKIEFKNYINNTGFNYYDQAHFIKEMSKFSGLTPKQLTSLNIGIQEVSFKK; encoded by the coding sequence ATGAACCCTCACAATAATAAGCATCTGCTTATTCCAGACAATTCAATTGAGTTAATTTTTACTAATTCTGATATTCAAAGGTATTTTCCTTTATCTGAGGAATACAAAATAAGAAAAAGTCATTTAGCAGGACTTCGAACAACTCCTCAAAGTTGCACTGTAGATAAGAGTCCAATTATTAGCGTAAGATTTAATCCAAAAAAGTTCTATATACTTTGCAAAACTGAAGTAATCAAAACCATCAATAATAATTTAGAACCCAAAGAATGCTTTGGTCAATCAGTTTTGGATTTAGAAAAAGACATTTTTAAGGCTTCCTCACAACAAGATAGAATCCATCTAATTGAATCTTATTTTGAGAAATACTTAATCTCTCAAAGCAATTGTAGTGATGATGTTTTCGAAAAAATTGTAAGCTATATAGATAGTTGCAAGGGAGATTGTACTATTCGTGATTTTTCCTCTCTATTTCACACTTCCACTAGTACCATTGAAAGAAAATTTAAAAAAAACTTAGGGTTAACCCCTAAAAAATACAGCATGTTAGTAAGGTTTGTGAATCAAACTTTTACTAAAAAAATAGAATTTAAGAATTATATTAACAATACTGGTTTTAACTATTATGACCAAGCTCATTTTATTAAAGAGATGAGTAAATTCTCCGGCTTAACGCCCAAACAGTTGACTTCACTAAATATTGGAATTCAAGAAGTGTCTTTTAAAAAATAG
- a CDS encoding serine hydrolase, which translates to MRIIHNFQILSVIVLAFLLTLGCSALSQRKSTPDSLSKNAPQQKQEEHEVPKGSKVHELPQGLPIAAFSAGGAKEKALEDFIKEQKVAGFLVLQDGKIRLERYALGHSASNLWSSLSVAKSVTSTLVGAAIKDGYIKTVDDYVTDYIPDLKGSAYDSVTIRHLITMTSGIRWNEDYNDPNGDIARFSTDSIEPGMNATVSYMRRLPAEAAPGKKWGYSTGETHLLGVLVSAATHQTLSHYLSSKIWIPYGMEQTATWRLDRTGQEMAGCCLQMPLRDFARFGQFVLEDGRINGESIVPEDWFKTATQIQVPLWPGGGYGFGWWIFNSNSFEALGIHGQMIHIDPSRELVIAVNSAWPEADSNERHFAVSNFIKSITDEIDKEKKASSGK; encoded by the coding sequence ATGCGAATAATTCATAACTTTCAGATTCTATCAGTTATCGTTTTGGCCTTTTTGCTGACCCTGGGTTGTTCCGCCCTTTCTCAAAGAAAATCTACCCCGGATTCACTTTCAAAAAACGCACCTCAACAGAAACAGGAAGAACATGAAGTGCCGAAGGGGAGCAAAGTACACGAGCTTCCACAGGGATTGCCCATTGCAGCATTTAGTGCAGGTGGAGCAAAAGAAAAAGCATTGGAAGATTTTATAAAGGAACAGAAAGTAGCCGGCTTCCTCGTTTTACAAGATGGAAAGATCAGGTTGGAACGCTATGCGCTTGGGCACAGCGCATCGAACCTATGGTCGTCCTTGTCTGTGGCAAAGTCAGTAACGAGTACCCTCGTGGGGGCTGCCATTAAGGATGGTTACATCAAAACGGTGGACGACTACGTAACGGACTACATCCCTGATTTAAAAGGGAGTGCCTATGATAGCGTGACCATCCGCCATCTTATCACCATGACCTCCGGTATACGATGGAATGAGGATTATAATGATCCGAATGGCGATATTGCCAGGTTTTCTACTGATTCAATTGAACCGGGCATGAATGCAACAGTAAGTTATATGCGACGTTTACCGGCCGAGGCAGCACCGGGTAAGAAATGGGGGTATAGTACCGGAGAAACCCACCTGCTGGGTGTCCTTGTCAGCGCAGCTACTCATCAAACCTTATCCCACTATCTTTCTTCCAAGATCTGGATTCCTTACGGTATGGAACAGACGGCCACCTGGAGACTGGATCGAACCGGCCAGGAAATGGCAGGCTGTTGCCTCCAGATGCCGCTCCGTGATTTCGCAAGGTTCGGACAATTTGTTCTCGAAGACGGACGTATCAACGGGGAATCCATTGTTCCTGAGGATTGGTTCAAGACAGCAACCCAAATTCAGGTGCCGCTTTGGCCCGGTGGAGGTTATGGATTCGGATGGTGGATCTTTAATAGCAATAGTTTCGAAGCATTGGGCATCCATGGCCAAATGATCCATATCGACCCTTCAAGGGAACTTGTGATAGCCGTCAACAGTGCATGGCCGGAAGCCGATAGTAACGAACGACATTTCGCAGTCTCTAATTTTATAAAATCCATTACTGACGAAATTGATAAAGAGAAAAAAGCATCGTCTGGCAAATAA
- a CDS encoding Rrf2 family transcriptional regulator, whose protein sequence is MFSKACEYGIRATIHISHQSQKGERVSLKAVAKAIDSPVAFTAKILQSLANNNIIVSSKGPTGGYEIPENNGFQIMLSHIVEAIDGDKIYNGCGLGLKQCNEQKPCPIHFQFKAIRDDLKTMLETTTIEELTNGLHNGLSFLKR, encoded by the coding sequence ATGTTTTCAAAAGCGTGCGAATACGGAATTAGAGCAACCATTCATATTTCACACCAATCGCAAAAAGGCGAACGAGTGAGTTTAAAAGCAGTGGCCAAAGCCATCGATTCACCTGTTGCCTTTACAGCGAAGATATTACAGTCGTTAGCAAATAATAATATCATAGTTTCATCCAAAGGACCAACTGGCGGATATGAAATACCTGAAAATAATGGCTTTCAGATTATGCTTTCTCACATAGTAGAGGCTATCGATGGGGATAAAATTTATAATGGTTGTGGTTTAGGATTAAAGCAATGCAATGAGCAAAAACCCTGCCCCATTCATTTTCAATTCAAAGCCATTCGTGACGATTTGAAAACGATGTTGGAAACTACAACTATTGAAGAATTGACCAACGGATTGCATAACGGTTTATCTTTTTTGAAGCGATAA